In the Gossypium arboreum isolate Shixiya-1 chromosome 10, ASM2569848v2, whole genome shotgun sequence genome, one interval contains:
- the LOC108487908 gene encoding leucine-rich repeat receptor-like serine/threonine-protein kinase BAM2, protein MHSLDSSLCPMIFATLVSFFLTLSHSLTLQSDIEALQALKLSVDPNMIPPSSYLTTWDFSVDPCDNIGPKFLGILCSSPSNNSKSRITTLELDGAGYDGFLPPRIGTLTELTSLDLSRNRFRGPLPDALKNLNKLTKLSLSGNFFTGGIWTWIYRLKKVERIDLSENCLSGRIPARISKLRRLTQLSLSKNEFSERIPNIYALQKLQILDLDSNMLIGSLPKLPPRLRTLRLSHNKLTGHITSLVNLDHLISVDVSDNWFTGPINRGVLALPRLSHLNVSFNQFTKMEVNNYFGSGSRLRTLDAQRNHLRGHLPVKLVNFERLEVINLAHNQFTGQIPMAYGQRLGRPWRTLFLDYNFLSGRIPPEFGPVAVRIRGSLANNCLSCPLRIPLCRGQQRHASACHGVTDG, encoded by the coding sequence ATGCATTCCTTGGACTCCTCTTTATGTCCAATGATCTTTGCCACACTTGTATCTTTTTTTCTTACACTTTCTCATTCATTAACGTTACAATCAGACATTGAAGCTCTTCAAGCCTTGAAACTTTCTGTTGATCCAAACATGATTCCACCATCATCGTACCTCACTACTTGGGATTTCTCCGTTGATCCATGCGACAATATAGGTCCCAAATTTCTAGGAATCTTATGTTCTTCCCCTTCAAACAATTCGAAAAGCCGAATAACAACACTTGAACTTGATGGCGCCGGATATGATGGCTTTTTACCACCCAGAATAGGAACCCTCACTGAACTAACCTCCCTTGATCTTAGCAGAAATAGATTCAGAGGGCCATTGCCTGATGCCTTAAAGAATCTCAACAAGCTAACTAAACTTTCTCTTTCAGGCAATTTTTTCACCGGCGGTATCTGGACATGGATATACAGATTGAAGAAGGTTGAAAGGATAGACTTGTCGGAAAACTGCCTCTCCGGCCGGATCCCTGCTCGGATTTCCAAACTACGAAGATTAACTCAGTTAAGCTTGTCAAAAAATGAATTTTCAGAAAGGATTCCCAACATATATGCATTACAAAAGCTCCAGATATTGGACCTTGACTCCAATATGTTGATTGGAAGCTTGCCAAAGCTTCCACCTAGACTAAGAACTTTGAGACTGTCCCACAACAAGCTTACAGGGCATATCACATCATTAGTTAATCTTGATCATCTAATATCCGTAGATGTGAGTGATAACTGGTTTACAGGACCCATTAATAGGGGGGTTCTTGCATTACCTCGATTGAGTCACCTTAATGTGTCCTTCAACCAGTTCACAAAAATGGAGGTGAACAACTATTTCGGAAGTGGATCCCGGCTTCGAACACTAGATGCGCAAAGGAACCACTTGCGAGGTCATTTACcagttaaattagtgaattttgagaGATTAGAAGTAATTAATTTAGCCCACAATCAATTTACAGGTCAAATCCCCATGGCATATGGGCAGagattggggagaccatggagaACCCTGTTTTTAGATTATAACTTCTTATCAGGTCGTATTCCACCGGAGTTTGGCCCCGTCGCCGTGAGGATCAGAGGCAGCCTTGCAAATAATTGCTTGAGCTGCCCTTTAAGGATCCCACTTTGTAGGGGACAGCAGAGGCATGCTTCGGCATGCCATGGTGTGACTGATGGATAA